In Lolium rigidum isolate FL_2022 chromosome 3, APGP_CSIRO_Lrig_0.1, whole genome shotgun sequence, the genomic window ACGCCGCCGAGCTCCGCCGTGTGCTCCGCGGACAGCAGCTCCAGGGACCGTGCGCCGTCCAGCTTGCGCAGCTGGATTGACCGGGTGCGCACGCCCGGCGCCAGTCGCGCGAGCCTCTGTACGTCGCGAGTGTTGTCCAGCCAGATGCCGAGCAACGGCATACGCGCGCCGCTGGTTTCGAGCTCGTCGATGACGGGCGCGATGTAGTCATCCGCGACGGAGACGATGCTCGCCGTGAAGAGCTCCAGCACCTGCAGCTTCCCGAGCCGAGAAATCAAACCCGAAGGTATGGTGATCTGGATGTAGTAGTTGTCGCGCAGGTGGAGGTATTTGAGCTGGCTCAGGTTGCCCAGCTCCATCGGCAGCGCCAGGATCCGGTTCTTGGACAGGTTCAGGAACTCCAGGTTCACCAGGCAGCAGATCTCCATCGGGAACGTGTCCAGTATGCCGGTGTCCTCCAGGTCCAGGTACGTCAGTGTGGTGAAATGCTGGATCGCCTGGAACATCTTCCGCGGCAGGGCGTGGTTGCACTGCAGCATCAGCGACGCTGGCTGCGCGTCCGAGAGCGCGCCGCCCGCCTTCGCAGGGGCCTCCTCGATGACGTTGTGCGTCAGCGAGACGCGCTGCGCGTCCCGCCACAGCGCCTCGTCGCGGGGTGGCTCCCGAAGCCCGACGCCGGCGCGGACCAGCCACTTGCCGGGCGTGAGCTGGAGTGCCGCGTCGCGGACGACGTCGTGCAGCCTGACGTGCGTGTCAGACGGGCTCATGTTGTACCGGTGGTTATCGCCCTGCTCCAGGAGGCGCGAGGACTCGAGGACAGAGACCACCGTGTGCCCGAACCGGAGCGCCTCGTCGACGTCGTTGTGGTTGGGGAGCAGGCCGAGGCCGATCCAGCACTGCACGAGCTCGTCCCTGGAGATGTTGTGGTCCTCCGGCCAGAGCGCGCAGGTCAGGAGGCACTCCCTCACCGTGTCGCTCTCCAGATTGTCGAGGCAGAACTTCACTAGAGCTTGCGTGCTCTTGTCCGAGCCGGGCGTGGTGCTCATGAGCTGCGACTTCTTTAGCTTGTCAAGTGCATTGCCCCACTCCTCTGGTGTACGCTTGTTCGACATGGCACGGCCGATGGTGGCGAGGAACAGAGGAAGGCCTTTGCATTCTTCAGCCACCTGTTTAGCAGTAGAGCAACGCATTAGATATTCAGAGTAGAATAAGGCATACAACTTCAAAGCAATCTTGTGATTTGAACTACTCTGAACATCACAGACACATACTAAGgtgttcgcaaaaaaaaaaaaaagacacatactaagatacatacaaAAGCTGATTAGAAACTAAATTCCGTAGAACAAGTGCACAAAAAGATCATGATGTTACGTATCATGTTCCTTACAAATCATGCGGATATACTTACTATTTTAACTGTCAGATTTTTTGTAAATACCAGTCACCTGAAATTGCACCTTAGCCTAAATTTTCTCTTTTAGAATCATGCTATTTTAGTAACTTTATTGGAGGTATTAAACCATAGTTAActggcacggaaattaaagaaTGCACATTTAGGAAAAAATACACCATGTTTGGCTAGGTTTACCCCTAGGCAATTGACATGGGCTAATAAGGACTTTGAGTAAGATAAGTAAACATAATCAAATCCCTAAAAATATTGTCTATACAAGTGGGGCAACACAATACACCTTatcttctgatttttttttcaaaaaactatatggcttatatctggGAACAAGAGGGAGTATATGAAGTTAGATGAGATGTGAATGGCTGGATGTTAGTACAAGGGCTTAAAAATGACTAACATATACAAATATTTCAGGCCACTTacaaactgccatgtttgtgaacATAATATTATTTTTTCTTGCGGAAACTTGAAACCTTGGCCCATGTCATTCCTCGGAATAACCTCTCAGTTAGTGGTGAGATCGTAAATCTTGTCAAAAGTTTAGAACTTATTGACAAAGGCAGAATCACATATTCCCTATACACTAAACAACCTCCGGCGACAAATCGGGCTGCCATATGGATATGGATTCTATTTGTAAACAACTTCTTTATTAAGCCTATTGGTCTTGATATTCATTCTTCCACGCGGTAAAATTCAACACTACAAGAATATTACCCAGTGTGCTTTTCCCATTATCCATATACAAGAATCCGTTGCCAAGTCACTCATTTCCCACCTAGCAACCTCACGTATCGGGCAGCGACTCAGATATGGACTACATTTGCATAAAATCTTTATTCAGACTATTGGTCTTCATATACGGTATACGGTTCTACACGGAAAATCTAGAGTGTGATGAGAAGACAATATTATTAGCATTATCTATTTGCCATTATCCATATACTATGAATTTTTGATTCGTTATTGCCACCCGGGGGTGGGAGTCGCATTAATTTTTATGGTGCAGCGATCAGATAGGTTATGCAACCACTGATCGGGGACacatatgacatatcattcatgcaAATAAAATTCACCGAAAATCAGTACCCTCTCCCTCCACCACCACAAACGGAGGTTGGGGTGACAAGCTCCTCCCTCACTAGCAAACAACTAATTTTCTTCGGTTTCAAACTCTCGGAGTTTTCTAAAGGGTTTGCATTTTTCTCAGCCGACCGAGAACTAActcagatgatgtcatcaaatctcagttgTAACTCATGACGACTAGCATGAATGACAAATCAAATCTAATGGTTCAAATATTTTTTTCTTGGTTACATCcccacttgcaactaaaaaattcagttgcaacttaacttacaagtgaaaaaaaactcagttgcaacctaACTTGGAATTCATATGCACGAATCACAACGCGAACAAACGGTATAGGACTTGACTAATCACACACTTTTGAAAACTATCAaatccctttctaatttttttaattttgcaaACAAAACTTGTGTTACTAAAAAACATCAGGAATTACAATCTCTATGGCATATCCTTGCTAAACCGTCTCGACTAGAGGCCAGCCATACTGCGGTATGAGCATTAATTCTAGCATAGTTTGCCAAAAAATCACTACTCAATTTTAACGCTCaattttcttcattttcttcacTTTCAAGTTTTCCTCAAAGAATTTGTAGGCTAACCCTCGGGTAACCCCCAGATCGCTCGCTGCTTACAAATGATGTCTCTAGCCCAACTAATTCTCAAGGTCTGATCAAAATGAATCAAAATAACTAATATCAGAGAAATAAGCTACCCAGCATTACTGTTTATGTTCTTTCTTGTGTTTGTGTATGCGTGTGTATGTGTAGGCCAATGCCCTGCACACTGATAACTCGGTGCATCAATTGTGGATCttaaattttgttttttttgtgtaaAATACACACCATCCACATTGTACATCTAACAAAACTTAGAAAATTCCAAGACCTCTGAAGTGCCTTCGAAATTATCAAATCAACCAAACGTGTGTGACACATGTCCATGTGCAAAAGATCTACACCCCTGTTTCAGGAGAAAACAGCTAATAGACAGAAAATCCCGGCAAATGCACAGTGGAATGGTACGATCTGAACAAATCCGAAGCTTCCAAAcgtatttcagagatagatcgagTGATTACCTGTCTTGCTAGCGTGGAGATCTGAGTGTTGCCACGGCTGGCCTCCTCGCCAACATTGGCTTCAAAGAGGCTCCACGCATCGTCTTCATTCATGCACTCAATCTTGATCTTGTTGCGGCATCCCATGTCCGCGCACACCGCCTCGCTCCGGCTTGACACGATCACCTTCCTCACCCGACCGGCCACCACTCCGAAGGGCTGCGGGATGCCGACCCTCTCCAAGTCCGGGCGCTCCCACACGCCGTCCAGCAGAAGCAGGAAGCTCTTGTCCCTGAGGAAGCTGAGGATGCCGGCAGCCTGCGCCTGCTCGGTGGGCGCCTCCCGCAGGCCGAGCACGGCGACGACCTCGCTCTGGAGATCCGCCACGGTGCAGTCCCTGGACGCCGCCACGAGGAAGACGTGGTCGAAGAACGGCGCGACGCGGCCGCACACGTCGCGCACCTGCTTGAGCAGCGTGGTCTTGCCGACGCCGCCGGCGCCCCAGACGCCGAGCGCGGCGTCGCAGTCGCCGAGGAAGCGGAGCGCGTCGTTGAGGCAGGCTCTGGCGGACCCCGTCCCGGGCGGGAGCTCCAGGTCCTCGGGCTGGAGGAGCAGGGGCGGCGGCGCCTGCGGCGTGGCCAGCGCGGCCTCGAGCAGCGCCGCGCCCTGCTCCTGGATGGCGCGCACGATCTTGAGCTGCTTCTCGGCCAGCCCGGCGACGGGGCCGGTGGTGAGGAAGTAGTGCAGGAGGCGGACGACGTAGAGCTGGCCGGCGTCGTGGCGCGCCCTGATGGAGCCCACCTCGTCCTGCGCGTCCTGCGCGCGCCGCAGCCACGCGCGCGGCTGGTCCGGCTCGGGAGCGCCGTCCAGCTGCTTGAGCAGGTCGGCGCGCAGCTGCAGCAGCGCCTCGACGGCGTCGTCGAGCTCCTTGACGCGCTTGTCGCCGTCGGCCAGCGGCTGCCACCACTTGCCGAAGAGGAGCACGATGAGCGCGCCGCCGAGGGCGAGCGAGGCGAGCACGGCCGCGAGCTGCGTCTCCATCGGTCTCGGATCAAGCGGTGGCACGTACGTACGGCGGCGCGCGCGACGACGGATCTAGCTAAGCTAAAGAAGGTGAATCTAGGCTGCTGGCTAGGCTGGCATTGGTGCGCAATGGCGTGCTTGAAGTGGGAGGCCGGAGAGGGGGTTTAAGTGGAGGAGCGGGCAGTGAGTAGTTGAGGCGGTGAACGGGGCAGTTAATGGCGCAATGAAGGCGTCAGCGA contains:
- the LOC124697722 gene encoding probable disease resistance protein At1g61300; this encodes METQLAAVLASLALGGALIVLLFGKWWQPLADGDKRVKELDDAVEALLQLRADLLKQLDGAPEPDQPRAWLRRAQDAQDEVGSIRARHDAGQLYVVRLLHYFLTTGPVAGLAEKQLKIVRAIQEQGAALLEAALATPQAPPPLLLQPEDLELPPGTGSARACLNDALRFLGDCDAALGVWGAGGVGKTTLLKQVRDVCGRVAPFFDHVFLVAASRDCTVADLQSEVVAVLGLREAPTEQAQAAGILSFLRDKSFLLLLDGVWERPDLERVGIPQPFGVVAGRVRKVIVSSRSEAVCADMGCRNKIKIECMNEDDAWSLFEANVGEEASRGNTQISTLARQVAEECKGLPLFLATIGRAMSNKRTPEEWGNALDKLKKSQLMSTTPGSDKSTQALVKFCLDNLESDTVRECLLTCALWPEDHNISRDELVQCWIGLGLLPNHNDVDEALRFGHTVVSVLESSRLLEQGDNHRYNMSPSDTHVRLHDVVRDAALQLTPGKWLVRAGVGLREPPRDEALWRDAQRVSLTHNVIEEAPAKAGGALSDAQPASLMLQCNHALPRKMFQAIQHFTTLTYLDLEDTGILDTFPMEICCLVNLEFLNLSKNRILALPMELGNLSQLKYLHLRDNYYIQITIPSGLISRLGKLQVLELFTASIVSVADDYIAPVIDELETSGARMPLLGIWLDNTRDVQRLARLAPGVRTRSIQLRKLDGARSLELLSAEHTAELGGVQECLKELVVYSADIEEIVADAHTPRLEVVKFGFLTRLRVMEWSHGAASNLREVALGACHSLTHMTWVQHLPCLELLNLSGCNGMTRLIGGVADGGSPAGELLTFPRLRLLALLGLPKLEAIRSDGGECSFPELRRLQVRGCSRLRCIPMRPVASGQGKVRVEGDKHWWNGLQWASDDVKSCFVPVLL